The genome window CTTGCTGGCGGGCAGCGCGTATACCTTCTGGCCAGCGCCAATCTCGAAGCCGCCACCGTCCATCACGTAGATCCCCGGGTGCAGGTACGCGATTGATTGGTTCTTGAGCTGGATGCCGCCCTTGTAGACGCCGGGCTCCAGGACGACGGTCGAGCTGCTCTGGCCCTGGCCGATCACGAGCTTGTTGTTGGACTGGACCTTCAGGGAGCTGATCGGCGGAGCCGCCAGCCAGGCAAGAGGATCGGCCTTCACCGACTGATGCTCGAGGGGGGCGGGGGTGATGGTCAGGGCCTGCGGCTTGTACTCGCCGACGATCCGAATCGGGACGCCAGCGCCCATCGTCAACGAGGCGGAGTTCCCGTTCGTCGAGAAGGCGCCGCCGTTGACGGCGGTGCACGAGGAGTCGATGTAGATCGCGCTGTCGAACTGTACCGTCGGCCCACCCGAGAGCAGGAATGAGGGGCATCCGCGCTGGTTGTTCGGCCAGGTCAGGTCCGAAGGGTTGAGCATAACCACCGAGTAGTTGTTTTTGATGTTGTCGCCATTGACCGCCGAGCTGTCGGTCGCCACCGAGAGTGGCCCGCCGCCGAAGATCGATCCGAAGAAGGTCGGCGAGTCGTCGTCAAGGCGGACCTTGACGCCCTGGTTGAGCATCAAGGGATCGGCAACACAGGTGACCACCACGTTGCCCTGCGGGTAGTTGGGCAGGTTGGCCGCAACGCTGGCCTTGGCCGCGGTCGTCACCGCCGCTACCGGTGCGCCCGGAGGCGGGCCGTTGCTGGCGCTGCACTGCTTCGGCGAGAGTCCCTGGATCACATTCGCGCCGGCAAGGGCGGCGGCGTCGGAGGCGTCCTGCATCTGGCGCCGCAGCACGAGGGCGCGTGCGCCGTCGAAGAGCAGGGCCAGCATCATGATGATGCCGATGAACGCGAAGGCGAAGATGATCAGGACCTGGCCGGACTCGTTGGAATGCTTGCGTCGCAACATCAGTGATTCACCAACATGGTTGAGGTGGACGAGAGGTCGAATCCGGAGAACCCGACGAGCGATGGGAGCGAGAGGCCGACCGTCGAGGTGACCGTCACCATCACCTGCGTTCCCCTTGCGTTGTTGGGCACCGGGTTGCTCACCTCATCGACGTCGCCCGTGCACGAGGTCACGACGCCGTAGCAGACCGAGACGGTGACATTGGCGCTCGTGCCGGCGGCCCACTTGTGGGCGACGTCCTTGATCGACTGCCTCGAGGGAGAGGGGTACGGGCAGCTGGCGTCGGCGGCCGGTATCTCCGTGCCGGGTGCGGCGGGACCGACCGGGCACGTTGACTTTTCGCCGTGCACGATGGCGTAGCGGGCCGCCTCGCGGGCCGCGGTGGCGATTGTGTCGTTCACCCAGATCACCCGGCCCAGGTCGAAGATGCCGACCAGCAGCAAGATGAAGACGGGGAAGATCAGGGCGAACTCGACCATCGCCTGGCCGCGTGGCTTGGAGCGTCTGGTCATCGGTTGCGCACTACCGCGTAGTGGGCGTCCGCGGTCAGCGTCCAGCCGTCGTGCGGCATGAGCGGGTAGGGGAAGAGCGTATTGAAGGGCAGCGTCACCTGGACGTGGACGGTGGCGATCGGGTTTGCGGCCGACGCTCCGGTCTGGGAGGTGCTGACCGTGAAGGACGGGACCGTCGTGACCGGGGAGGTGCAGTTCTTGATGGCGTTGGCGCCGTTGCCCGGGGTGAAGCCAGGAGCGTCCTGGGATTCCTGGCAGACGACCTCCTTCGCGTCGGCAAGGGCGAGGGCGGCATCGGTGTCCGCGGGGTTGGTGGCAACGTACTCGGCCGCGTTGCGGGCCGCTGACTCGATGGTCAGCCAGGCCTGATAGGCGCGCGCCATGTCGGTCGCTCCGCCGGCAAAGGCGATGAGGAACGGCAGGATGAGCGCCATCTCGACGAGGGATTGCCCTCGCCGCGAAAGGCCCGAGCGCCGGGTTCGAGATCGATTACGCACGATTGCATCATCCCGACGCGACCTTGCCGGATGCCTTGCATGCCATCGGCATTCGGCTGCTCGAGGCGTAGTACCTTCGTCCCCGTCAGAACGTCGTCAGGCGAGGTCGGTGACCGCCAGCTGGTCGCCCGCCGTGGTGCCGCTGGCCGCCATCGCGCCGACTGGCAGCTCGATGCAGTCTCGGGCACCCCGAGCCCAGAGCACCACGCGCCAGGGGCGCAGGCCCGTCACGGTGCGGGTGACCGTGGCGTGCCGGTCGACGAAGGCCACGTCGATCGGGTAGCGCATGAAGAACATGTGGATCGACTGCGTGCGCTCGATCAGCAGCCCCTCGCCGCCCGACAGGCTCGGCGTGGCCAGGAGCCCCACCGTCCGATCACGGAGCGAGGCGGCGACGCGGCAGCGCTCGGCCACCGATGTGCCCCGGGTCAGGTTGTCGACGCGGACGTATCGGCCCATGACTCCATCGGCTCCTGGCTGGCGTCGTCCTCGCCCGTTTCATCCGTCGTTTCTGCCGGGAGGGTGAGGCGAACCGTGGTGCCGACCTTCGGCTCGCTTTCTATCGAGATCCCTCCGCCCATTGCCACCACCAGCCCTCGCGCCGCATACAGGCCGATCCCGCTCCCGTCCGGGACCAGCCGACGGGCGTCATCGGAACGGAAGAACTGCTCGAATGCCTTCGCTCGCGTGGTCGGGTCCATCCCGACCCCCTGATCGCGGATCGCGATCTCCGAGATGAGATCCCCGGGGCCTGCGTGCACGAGCCCAACGTGAACCCGGATGGTGGAGCCGGCGGGGCTGTACTTCACGGCGTTGTCCATCAGGGCCCATAGCACCTGTTCGAGCCGATCGGGATCAGCCACGACCAGGTGGGGCGGCCCCTCCTCCTCGACGACCAGCCGATGCTCACCGGCTCGCAGGGCGTCCCAGGTGCGACGGACGACCGGCGCGACGCGAAAGACCTCCTGCACCGGCGTGAGCGCCCCCACCTCCAGCCGAGAGACGGCAAGCAGCTGGCCGACCATCCGGCGAAGTCGATCCGCCTGCTGAGCGATCGTCTCCAGGTCGTTGCGCGCGGTATCGTCGACCCCGTCCGATTGCTGAAGCTCCGATGCGACTGCCCGGATGCTGGTCAACGGCGTCTGCAGGTCGTGGGTGATGCCCCGCAGGAAGTCGGTCTGGACGGCGGCCATCCGATTCAGCTCCTCCGTCTGAACGCGCAAGCGGGTGTACAGCAGGGCATGCTCGAGGGCGGTGGCGGCGTGCTGGCCGATGAGGCCGAAGAGGTTCAGCTCAGCCGGGGAGGGATCCGGCCGACCCTCCCACGGGGCAAGCAGGATGGCGCGCAAGTCATCGCCCGCGGCGACATCGACGATGGTGAACGCGCCCCATGGGCCCGCCACGAGCCGGGCGTCGCGCGGAGCTGGGCCACGCCCCTCGGCAGTGGCCGCCCAGCGATGCACCTCGTCCAGGGTGCCCGGCGGGGACTCGGCGTTCGGCCCGTAGACCCCGGGTTCGAGGTCCCGTGTCTCTGGTACGCGCAGGATGGCGAGGAGCCAGGTCGGGTCGCCGGTGACCTGCCGCGCGCCGGCGACCATGGCGTGCGCCACCGCCATCGCGTCCTTCGAGATCGGGGCCACCCGGATCAGGTCGGCCAGATCGGAGATCTGACGGTTGCGATCCTCGAGCGTGGTCGCCAGCCTTCGCTGCGCCGCTGACAGGCCATCGTCGGTGCTCGCCATACCTCTCTCGGCCAGGGCGGCGATGGAGCGGGCGTCGTTTGCCATCGGGCGGGCAGCCACCACGGCGATCAGCGCGATCCAGAGTATCCCTCCGCCGCCCAGTATCAGAACCGCGACCACCGCGCCGACACGCTGCATCCAGGTCGGTTCAGCCAGGGTTACGGCACCGAATGCGACCAGCGGCGGCAGTGCCGCGGTCAGCAGCACCGCCAGGAGGCGAAGGGACGGGCGCCCGATCCCCAATCTGCTACTCCGCCGCCGCGCGATCCGCCGCGGTGGAGGAGACGAGCCGGTAGCCAACCCCGCGCTCGGTGACCAGGAATCGCGGGCGATCGGGGTCGGCCTCGACCTTGCGCCGCAATCGGCGGATCGTGACCCACACGTAGGAGGGATCGGCTCCGTCCGATTCTGCCCAGACACGGTTGAGGATGGTGTCGGTGGGGACGGTCCGATCCATCTGGGCGATCATCACGTGGAGGAGCCGCACCTCGGTTGGGGTCAGCGGGAACGAGCCGCCGGGCCGGGTGACGCGGCGCCCGGTCAGGTCGATCTGGAGGTCGCCGCCATCCAGCACGACCTGGGAATGCCCGGTGGCGGATCGCCTGAGGACGCGCTGGACGCGCGCGACCAGCTCGTCGGGGTCGAACGGCTTGGTGATGTAGTCCTCGGCATAGTCCTCCAGCGCGCGGACCTTGGCCTCCGACGCATCCACCGCGGAGAGGACGATGATCGGCAGGTCCGCGATCCGCTTGACCCGCGCGCACAACTCGAAGCCGTCCATGCCGGGCATCATCAGGTCGACGATCAGGAGGGACGGCCAGCGCTGCTCGAGCTGCGTCAGGGCCTGGGCGCCCGAAGGCGCGGTCAGCACTTCGTAGCCCTCGCGCGCCATGCGGCGCGCGAGGACTGAGAGGAGGGTTGGGTCGTCATCGACCAGCAGGAGGGCCGGCCGGAGCGCCGGCTGCATGTCAGATGCCGGGTCCGGAAATGACCGTGATGATTGCCGGACCGAGGATGACGATGAAGATCGTCGGGAAGATGCAGCCGACCATCGGGAACAGCATCTTGACCGGTGCCTTGGCCGCCATCTCTTCGGCGCGCTGGCGTCGCTCAATGCGCAGCTGCTGGGACTGGATCTGCAGGACCTTGGCGATCGGCACGCCGAGCTGCTCGGCCTGCACGATGGCTCCGATGAAGTTGCTGATCGGCTGCGAGTCGGCGCGGGCCACGACATCGCGCAGCGCGTCGCGTCGGGTGCGGCCCATGCGGATCTCCGCCAGTGCCTGGCGAAACTCGTTCACCAGCGGCCCCTCCATCTTCTCCACGACCTTGGCGAGTGCCGCGTCGAACCCGAGACCGGCCTCAACCGAGATGGTCAGCAGGTCGAGGGCATCAGGCAGCTGCAGGACCATGGCGAAGGACCGCTTGCGGGCACGGCCGCCCAGCCAGAATTCAGGCGCCATGTAGCCGAGCCCCGCGCCGGCGATGCCGAACACGAAGGCCAGCTGGACCCTGCCGATGAGCAACCCCAGCAGTCCCAGGCCCACGCCAAGAATGATGGTGGCGAGGACCTTGACGCCCATCCAGTCCGCGCCGCGGAGGCCGCCGGGATATCCCGCCCGCTCCAGCTTGGCGTCGGCGCGGGCGATCAACCCACCCGAGTCGCCACGGCTGGCCATGCGCGACAGGCGCTGGACGATCGGGCGCAGGACCCGCTCGGCGAGGGGTTGCTGCAGCTCCAGCTCCTCCAGGCTCTTGGGCTGAACGACGAGCTGATCGAGCCGCTGCTGAACGACGTTGCGTGACCCGCGGCTCGCGAGGCCATAGGTCAGGACGAGCACCGCCATGGCGGCGAGCGCGGCGATGAGGAGAACGGCGGGTGGCATGGCTATCAGACCTTGATGTCGACGATGCGGCGGATGAAGAAGTAACCGATCGCCATGCTGATCAGCCCGACGATCAGGAAGATGACCCCGGTTGGCAGGCCGAGCGTCTGGGGTGGATTGCGGAACAGCGCAGTGATGTAGTTGGGGCTGATCAGCAGCAGGATCCCGGCCAGCCCGACCGGGAGCAGGGTGATGACGTAGCCGCTGTAGCGCTGCATCGAGGTGAGCACCCTGATCTCACCAACGATCCGGATCCGCTCGCGGATGGTGAAGGCGATCGAGTCAAGGACGGTGGCGAGGTTCCCACCCACCTGGCTCTGGATATTGATGGCGGTGACCATCAGCTCCAGGTCCTCCGACTTCACGCGGCGAACCAGGTTGCCGAGCGCCGGCTGCAGGGCCACGCCCAGGCTCATCTCCCGCACCACCCGCTCGAACTCCTCGGAGATCGGTGGCTGCGCCTCCCGCGTCACCAGCTCCACGCCCTGCAGGAACGACGAGCCGGCGCGGAGCGAGTTGGCGAGCAGGGTGATGGTATTGGGCAGCTGCTCGCTAAAGGCCCGCAGCCGCTTGCGCTGCCTGAAGCCGATGTACCAGCGGGGGAAATAGGCACCGACCGCGAACACGGTCGCGAGCGCAACCGGGTGGTGGAGGGTGGGGACGACGAACCCGACCACGTAGGCCACAAACGCGAAGAAGAACGGCGAGGCGATCCATGCGATGAGGAACTCCGCCGGGCGCAGCTTGAGGTCGGCGCGGGCGATCTCGGTCGAGAGGCGCGTCGCGAGGTCCTGCCCTTCGATCACTCGGCTCAGTCCGGCGATCACCTTGGAGTCGCGGTCCCCGTCGTCCGCCTCGGCCGGACCGGCCGAGGCGGCGCGGGCATAGCGCTCGAGGCGAGCGGCCACCCCGCCGGACCCCCCGCTCATGGCGATGCCGACCGCAGTCACCAGGATGGCGCCTGCGGCGAGACCGGCGATGAGGAACGGCAACATGCCCATGGACGCGAGACTCCTCCTAGAACGGCGAGCCGAAGACGTTCGGCGGCAGGTGAATCCCAGCCACTTCGAACTTCTCGACAAACTTGGGACGGATCCCGGTCGGCCGCAGCCGGCCCTCGATCTTGCCCTCGACGACTGCGGTCTGCTCGAAGACGAAGATGTCCTGCATGACGATGACGTCTCCCTCCATGCCCTGGACCTCGGTGATGTTCACGATCTTGCGCGTTCCATCCTTGAGGCGGTTCTGGTGGACGATCAGGTCAACGGCCGATGCGATCTGCTCGCGGATGGCCTTGAGCGGCAGGTCCATGCCTGCCATGAGGACCATCGTCTCGAGACGCGAGAGCATGTCCCTGGGGGTGTTGGCGTGGCCGGTAGACATCGAGCCATCGTGGCCCGTGTTCATGGCCTGCAGCATGTCGAGCGCCTCGCCGGAACGGCACTCTCCTACCACGATGCGGTCGGGCCGCATGCGGAGGGCGTTGCGCACCAGCTCGCGGATCGGGATGGCCCCCTTGCCCTCGATGTTCGATGGGCGAGCCTCGAGCGTGATCACGTGTTCCTGGCGGAGCTGCAGCTCGGCGGCGTCCTCGATGGTGACGATCCGCTCGTCATCGGGGATGAACGACGAGAGGATGTTGAGCATCGTGGTCTTGCCCGAGCCGGTGCCTCCGGAGACGAAGACGTTGAGGCGGGCCTTCACACACGCCTCAAGGAACTCGAACATGTCCGGCGTCGCGGTACCGAAGCGGATCAGATCCTCAACCGTGAAAGGAGTCGCGGCGAACTTCCGGATGGTCAGGACCGGGCCTACCAGGGACAGCGGCGGGATGATCGCGTTCACGCGGGAGCCATCGGCAAGGCGAGCATCCACCATCGGGCTCGACTCGTCGATGCGCCGGCCGATCGGCGCGATGATGCGCTGGATGACCTTCATCACGTGCTCGTCGTTCTGGAAGGTGACGTTGGTCATCTCCAGCCGACCCTCACGCTCGATGTAGACCTGCTGCGGCCCGTTGACCATCACCTCTGTGATGGTCTCGTCGCGGAGCAGCGGCTCCAGCGGCCCGAGGCCGAGGATCTCGTCGGTGATCTGCTCGAGCATGCGCACCCGCTCGGCGCGGGTGAGGGCCAGGCCCTCCTCGTCGGCGACCCTGCCGAACAGCTCCTCGATCTGACGGCGGACTTCGACCTGGTTGCTCAGGTCGAGCTTGGGATCGAGCTCGTTGATGAGCCGATTCTGGACGCGATACTTCGCCTCCCGGAACGACTCGCGGGCCGGCATGGCTCCAAGGAATGGGCGCGAAGTCGTACCGTCGCCGGTGCCCGTTGGAGGCGGGGCCGGCTTTCCGCCTGACGACGGAACCGGCGTCGTCTGCGGTGCGGCCGGCACCTGCGGCTCCCCCTCGCCGCCTGGACGCGCTCGCTCGATCCTCTTCAGCAGTGACATCTGGTCAGTCCTTCCGCGCTATCGGCGCGCAAACAGTCCGCGCTTGTTGGTCTGGTCGACGGTGGCGCCGGCATCGCCGGCAAGGGTTCGTGCGAGCTTTGTGACATCGCGCGAGAGTGGGCTGTCGGGGTGGGATACGACGAACGGAACGCCACGATTCACCGCCAGGACGGAGAGGCGGCCGTCCGACACGATCGTCCCGTCGATGGGTCGGCGCACGGAGGCCTCCACGTCGGCAATTCTGATCCCCTGCGCCGCGTCGGCGCGGTTGATCACCAGCCTGATCTTCGCCCGGGCGTACTCGAGCTGCTCGGCCACTTCCAGGAAGAGCCGGACGTTCTTGATGGTCGTGATCTCAAGTGCGGACAGCACCAGGATCGTATCGGCCGCATCCATCACTGCCAGGGAGAGGTCGCTCAGCCCCGACGGGAGGTCGATGACGACGTACTCGTGGCCGATGCGCAGGTGGTCGATGACGCTGCGCATGTGCTGCGGCGTGACGAGATCGGCGCCCTCGGGGGATGGCGGAGCCAGCAGGACCCGGATGCCGGTCGAGTGGTCGATCACGCATGTGTCGACGATGTCGCCGTCCGGGTCGCCGGTCTCGACCGCATCGGCGATCGACTTGTCCTTGGGATTCAGGTTGAGAAGGACGCCGACGTCTCCGAACTGGAGGTTGGCATCTACCAGGCAGACCCGGGCTCCCGTTTCACGTTGCAACGCGACGGCGAGGTTGGTGGCGATGGTGGTCCGTCCGGCTCCACCCTTGGGTGAGAAGACGGCGATCACCTGGTGATCCCCGTCATCGGTCGGGGTGACCAGGGGAGTCACCGCCGGCAATGTGGCCTCGAACTGGCTTCGCCGAGCGATCTCCCGCTCGAATACGGTGCGGATGCTGGCGGAGAACTCGTCCCCGCTGAAGGGCTTGACCAGGAACTCGCGGGCGCCCGCGGAGATCGCTCGCTTCAGCTGCGTGGCCTCGCCGTGGACGCTCATCATGATGATCGGGCAGGTCGGGAGACGCTGCGAGATGATCTCGGCAGCCGCCACGCCATCCATCCCCGGCATGTTGATGTCCATCACGATCACGTCGGGCCGCAGCTCCATGGCGACCTTGATCGCCTCCTCGCCCGTGCCGGCAGTCCCAGCTACGTCGAGGTCCCGCTCCAGGCCCAGTAGCCTCGAGAGGTGCTCCCGCGTCTCCGGGATGTCGTCCACGATGAGGACCTTGATCACGTTGTCTCCCTGGGGTGCTGCGATGGTGTGGCCGAGGCCCTTACGGGGCTGGCGGCAGTTCGACCGAGATGATGTCCGGAATCGGGATCCCGAAGCGCTCGACCAGGATCTTGAAGGTGACGCCGGTCGTGTCCTCGATCACCGTGTCGTCGATGGCACGCAAGACCGCCGTCAGCGGACCGAGGACGCTCTGGTCGTTCTGCGCGAACTTGATGACTTCGGCGTCCGAATCGGTGCCGGCGAAGACGATCACCACCGTCTCGATCGTGGCCTCGGCCCTCGTGGTCGAGCCGGGGACCGGGGTGGCGGCCGGGTCGGCGATGGGCTTGATCTTGGTCGCGCTCACATACAGCACACGCTTGTCCTGCAGCAGCGTCTTCACGGTCGGAGCGCTCTCGAGCCCGGTGATCGGCTCGAAGCGCGGGTTGGCGGGGTCCGAGTCGGCGGTGGGCTGGAGGACCTGGACCGTTCCCCGGAAGATGATGTCGATGTGGTCGCCCCGCTGGATCAGGAAGTCGAGGCCGGTGACACGCTCGACCTGGAAGGCAATCGCCTTCTCACCAGCCTCGAGCTGGCAGGTGATGCAGGTCGTCCCGATTGGACCCAGGCCCACGGACTCCTTGCTCACCTGGGACCCTGCCTTGATCGGGAAGAGGGCGGGCGAGCCGAGCAGCTGCGAGGGGTCAGCGATGCGGGTCCCGGAGACCGCCCCGGGGTCGACCTCCTTGACCTCGACCAGTTCGGGAGTCACCGCGTCGCCGATGGCGATATCCGCCTTTGCGACGAGGACGTCCACCGTGCGCTTCTCGACGACCGCGGGCTTCTGACTCAGGAGGACGACGATGCCCACGAACGCCAGGACGGCGAGCAGCACGCCGACGAGGATGACCAGGCGGTTTGATCGCTTCACGGTATTTCCCTTCGAGCGAGGATGATGACAATCCGGCCGTGCAGTCTGTCCGACGTTGTGACTGCGGTCAACAGTCTACGGGCCAGCGACAACCGGGATCGACCGGACTTATCGGCTATGCAGCCGTTGGTACCTCAGAGGCGGTCGGCCCCCCGGAGTCGTCCCCTGAACGTGCCGAGGCCCCCGGATTCCCGGGGGCCTCAGACGTGTCTAAGCGATGCCTGGCGGGGCTCAGGTGCCCTGCAGGTTGTCGCCGACGTTCTGGAAAATCTGGCTCACGATCGGGCCCAGGAAGAGCAGGGCGACGATCACGATGATCGCAATGAGGGCCAGGAGCAGACCGTACTCGACGAGCGTCTGACCTTCCTCGTCCTCACGGCGGAACCGGTTGAGAAGAGTGCTGATGAACTGAATCATATTTCGCGTTACCTCCTTTCCTTTAAAGATAAGGCTGCCGCAGCGTAGAGGGCCGATGACGGGTACGAACATGACCCGATGGTCCCAATCCAGCCGCAGCCGGATGCGTACCTTCGCGCAGCCCCAACTGGTTGTCAAGAGTCGTCGAGGCGAAGGAAGCACAAATGCCGCGCTGCTGCGGCGCGGCACTTGTGCCGGAGGAGGAGATGAATGTCACCTTCGGATACCCGTCGACGACAGGTCCCCAGACTAGGCGCCCCCGGCACTCCTGCCCATGGCGCAGGAGTACCGGATCGGCGATGACTTCCGGCTTTCAGTCCTCCGGGATCTTGATCCAG of Chloroflexota bacterium contains these proteins:
- a CDS encoding pilus assembly protein TadG-related protein; protein product: MLRRKHSNESGQVLIIFAFAFIGIIMMLALLFDGARALVLRRQMQDASDAAALAGANVIQGLSPKQCSASNGPPPGAPVAAVTTAAKASVAANLPNYPQGNVVVTCVADPLMLNQGVKVRLDDDSPTFFGSIFGGGPLSVATDSSAVNGDNIKNNYSVVMLNPSDLTWPNNQRGCPSFLLSGGPTVQFDSAIYIDSSCTAVNGGAFSTNGNSASLTMGAGVPIRIVGEYKPQALTITPAPLEHQSVKADPLAWLAAPPISSLKVQSNNKLVIGQGQSSSTVVLEPGVYKGGIQLKNQSIAYLHPGIYVMDGGGFEIGAGQKVYALPASKSNTTDATWATDCVASNCGILLYNTGTTGNGAFAMKSVSIGAQATFKVRSYNPDPAADSTVLADGTPYHNETYRHLLIWQSAAPVPTSSYVQPVMALSGGGNVFMAGTVYAPSAKVQMGGNSGGSGGDTVDLTLQFITWDLELYGNSSFHFRYSADMFPKLLDYGLIE
- a CDS encoding TadE/TadG family type IV pilus assembly protein, giving the protein MRNRSRTRRSGLSRRGQSLVEMALILPFLIAFAGGATDMARAYQAWLTIESAARNAAEYVATNPADTDAALALADAKEVVCQESQDAPGFTPGNGANAIKNCTSPVTTVPSFTVSTSQTGASAANPIATVHVQVTLPFNTLFPYPLMPHDGWTLTADAHYAVVRNR
- a CDS encoding response regulator, yielding MIKVLIVDDIPETREHLSRLLGLERDLDVAGTAGTGEEAIKVAMELRPDVIVMDINMPGMDGVAAAEIISQRLPTCPIIMMSVHGEATQLKRAISAGAREFLVKPFSGDEFSASIRTVFEREIARRSQFEATLPAVTPLVTPTDDGDHQVIAVFSPKGGAGRTTIATNLAVALQRETGARVCLVDANLQFGDVGVLLNLNPKDKSIADAVETGDPDGDIVDTCVIDHSTGIRVLLAPPSPEGADLVTPQHMRSVIDHLRIGHEYVVIDLPSGLSDLSLAVMDAADTILVLSALEITTIKNVRLFLEVAEQLEYARAKIRLVINRADAAQGIRIADVEASVRRPIDGTIVSDGRLSVLAVNRGVPFVVSHPDSPLSRDVTKLARTLAGDAGATVDQTNKRGLFARR
- the cpaB gene encoding Flp pilus assembly protein CpaB, with the protein product MKRSNRLVILVGVLLAVLAFVGIVVLLSQKPAVVEKRTVDVLVAKADIAIGDAVTPELVEVKEVDPGAVSGTRIADPSQLLGSPALFPIKAGSQVSKESVGLGPIGTTCITCQLEAGEKAIAFQVERVTGLDFLIQRGDHIDIIFRGTVQVLQPTADSDPANPRFEPITGLESAPTVKTLLQDKRVLYVSATKIKPIADPAATPVPGSTTRAEATIETVVIVFAGTDSDAEVIKFAQNDQSVLGPLTAVLRAIDDTVIEDTTGVTFKILVERFGIPIPDIISVELPPAP
- a CDS encoding CpaF family protein, which encodes MSLLKRIERARPGGEGEPQVPAAPQTTPVPSSGGKPAPPPTGTGDGTTSRPFLGAMPARESFREAKYRVQNRLINELDPKLDLSNQVEVRRQIEELFGRVADEEGLALTRAERVRMLEQITDEILGLGPLEPLLRDETITEVMVNGPQQVYIEREGRLEMTNVTFQNDEHVMKVIQRIIAPIGRRIDESSPMVDARLADGSRVNAIIPPLSLVGPVLTIRKFAATPFTVEDLIRFGTATPDMFEFLEACVKARLNVFVSGGTGSGKTTMLNILSSFIPDDERIVTIEDAAELQLRQEHVITLEARPSNIEGKGAIPIRELVRNALRMRPDRIVVGECRSGEALDMLQAMNTGHDGSMSTGHANTPRDMLSRLETMVLMAGMDLPLKAIREQIASAVDLIVHQNRLKDGTRKIVNITEVQGMEGDVIVMQDIFVFEQTAVVEGKIEGRLRPTGIRPKFVEKFEVAGIHLPPNVFGSPF
- a CDS encoding Flp family type IVb pilin, encoding MIQFISTLLNRFRREDEEGQTLVEYGLLLALIAIIVIVALLFLGPIVSQIFQNVGDNLQGT
- a CDS encoding type II secretion system F family protein, which codes for MPPAVLLIAALAAMAVLVLTYGLASRGSRNVVQQRLDQLVVQPKSLEELELQQPLAERVLRPIVQRLSRMASRGDSGGLIARADAKLERAGYPGGLRGADWMGVKVLATIILGVGLGLLGLLIGRVQLAFVFGIAGAGLGYMAPEFWLGGRARKRSFAMVLQLPDALDLLTISVEAGLGFDAALAKVVEKMEGPLVNEFRQALAEIRMGRTRRDALRDVVARADSQPISNFIGAIVQAEQLGVPIAKVLQIQSQQLRIERRQRAEEMAAKAPVKMLFPMVGCIFPTIFIVILGPAIITVISGPGI
- a CDS encoding HAMP domain-containing sensor histidine kinase, producing the protein MGIGRPSLRLLAVLLTAALPPLVAFGAVTLAEPTWMQRVGAVVAVLILGGGGILWIALIAVVAARPMANDARSIAALAERGMASTDDGLSAAQRRLATTLEDRNRQISDLADLIRVAPISKDAMAVAHAMVAGARQVTGDPTWLLAILRVPETRDLEPGVYGPNAESPPGTLDEVHRWAATAEGRGPAPRDARLVAGPWGAFTIVDVAAGDDLRAILLAPWEGRPDPSPAELNLFGLIGQHAATALEHALLYTRLRVQTEELNRMAAVQTDFLRGITHDLQTPLTSIRAVASELQQSDGVDDTARNDLETIAQQADRLRRMVGQLLAVSRLEVGALTPVQEVFRVAPVVRRTWDALRAGEHRLVVEEEGPPHLVVADPDRLEQVLWALMDNAVKYSPAGSTIRVHVGLVHAGPGDLISEIAIRDQGVGMDPTTRAKAFEQFFRSDDARRLVPDGSGIGLYAARGLVVAMGGGISIESEPKVGTTVRLTLPAETTDETGEDDASQEPMESWADTSASTT
- a CDS encoding TadE/TadG family type IV pilus assembly protein gives rise to the protein MTRRSKPRGQAMVEFALIFPVFILLLVGIFDLGRVIWVNDTIATAAREAARYAIVHGEKSTCPVGPAAPGTEIPAADASCPYPSPSRQSIKDVAHKWAAGTSANVTVSVCYGVVTSCTGDVDEVSNPVPNNARGTQVMVTVTSTVGLSLPSLVGFSGFDLSSTSTMLVNH
- a CDS encoding DUF192 domain-containing protein; this translates as MGRYVRVDNLTRGTSVAERCRVAASLRDRTVGLLATPSLSGGEGLLIERTQSIHMFFMRYPIDVAFVDRHATVTRTVTGLRPWRVVLWARGARDCIELPVGAMAASGTTAGDQLAVTDLA
- a CDS encoding type II secretion system F family protein, translating into MGMLPFLIAGLAAGAILVTAVGIAMSGGSGGVAARLERYARAASAGPAEADDGDRDSKVIAGLSRVIEGQDLATRLSTEIARADLKLRPAEFLIAWIASPFFFAFVAYVVGFVVPTLHHPVALATVFAVGAYFPRWYIGFRQRKRLRAFSEQLPNTITLLANSLRAGSSFLQGVELVTREAQPPISEEFERVVREMSLGVALQPALGNLVRRVKSEDLELMVTAINIQSQVGGNLATVLDSIAFTIRERIRIVGEIRVLTSMQRYSGYVITLLPVGLAGILLLISPNYITALFRNPPQTLGLPTGVIFLIVGLISMAIGYFFIRRIVDIKV
- a CDS encoding response regulator transcription factor; its protein translation is MQPALRPALLLVDDDPTLLSVLARRMAREGYEVLTAPSGAQALTQLEQRWPSLLIVDLMMPGMDGFELCARVKRIADLPIIVLSAVDASEAKVRALEDYAEDYITKPFDPDELVARVQRVLRRSATGHSQVVLDGGDLQIDLTGRRVTRPGGSFPLTPTEVRLLHVMIAQMDRTVPTDTILNRVWAESDGADPSYVWVTIRRLRRKVEADPDRPRFLVTERGVGYRLVSSTAADRAAAE